One Lucilia cuprina isolate Lc7/37 chromosome 4, ASM2204524v1, whole genome shotgun sequence DNA segment encodes these proteins:
- the LOC111679490 gene encoding cytosolic carboxypeptidase 6 isoform X1 yields the protein MFGIAKDPLQHTSMYERMEEDSEDSEGEGGLGNVSRVIIRPPGVSGKAKRGHLCFDAAFETGNLGKADLLGEFEYDLFLRPDTCNPRYRFWFNFTVDNVKQDQKVIFNIVNMCKSRNLFNAGLTPIVKSSSRPKWQRLPKKNVFYYRSPLHQNHYVLSFAFAFDKEDDVYQFALAPPYSYSRMQAYLSVIENRQQQGEKKFTRTLLTKSLQNRNVDLITIDHVSGKTKTNRIDRSFIRVIIILCRSHANASPASFMCQGFLEFLLSNHNIAKVLRENFVFKIVPMVNPDGVFLGNNRCNLIGQDMNRVWHVATEFSHPEIYAIKNMLKEIDNSDSYQIDFVIDLHAHTSLHGCFIYGNTYEDVYRYERHLVFPRLFAANAPDYAANNMMFNTDEKKSGCARRFCCERLSDTVNAYTLEISMGGHYLKDGKTVALYNEEGYYRCGRNLARTFLQYYRFINVLPVVLPIDVRQKKRRPRTHQSRSRSKTRYEVKPRPKTTRCYAPISYTNLSICYDSGGSSDEGGFSPTRPLAPGSSHFSGYRNYRRVASSTLPSIQTPHDQFSLMRLKSGKFDLTQDSLSPEYGRKSNSPEKQIKFELPVNVPPKPYLSIIDLNQLTRGSLKVKATSFDG from the exons atgtttggcATAGCTAAAGATCCTTTACAACATACTAGTATGTATGAAAGAATGGAGGAAG ATAGTGAAGATAGCGAAGGTGAGGGTGGTTTGGGAAATGTCTCTCGTGTTATTATACGTCCTCCAGGAGTCAGCGGCAAAGCCAAAAGAGGTCATTTGTGTTTTGATGCCGCCTTTGAAACCGGAAATCTGGGTAAAGCAGATTTGTTGGGTGAATTTGAATATGATTTATTTCTACGGCCGGATACTTGTAATCCACGTTATcgtttttggtttaatttcaCTGTGGACAATGTTAAACAAGAtcaaaaagttatatttaatataGTAAATATGTGTAAATCACGAAATCTTTTCAATGCTGGCCTAACACCTATAGTCAAGTCATCATCTCGTCCAAAATGGCAAAGATTAcctaagaaaaatgttttctactATCGATCACCTTTACATCAAAATCATTATGTTTTAAGTTTTGCTTTTGCATTCGATAAAGAAGATGATGTCTATCAGTTTGCTTTAGCACCGCCCTACAGTTATTCCCGTATGCAAGCGTACCTGAGTGTCATAGAAAATCGTCAGCAACAAGGTGAAAAAAAATTCACTAGAACACTATTGACCAAAAGTTTG CAAAATCGCAATGTTGATTTAATAACCATTGATCATGTTAGTggtaaaacgaaaacaaatcgTATTGATCGCAGTTTTATACgtgtcattattattttatgtcgTTCTCACGCCAACGCTAGTCCTGCTTCATTTATGTGCCAAGGTTTTCtggaatttttattaagtaatCATAATATCGCTAAAgtattaagagaaaattttgttttcaaaattgtgCCAATGGTTAATCCGGATGGTGTATTTTTGGGTAACAATCGTTGTAATCTTATAGGCCAAGACATGAATCGTGTGTGGCATGTTGCCACTGAATTTTCTCATCCTGAAATTTATGCTATTAAGAATATGTTAAAGGAAATTGATAATTCAGAT TCATATCAAATAGATTTTGTTATAGATTTGCATGCTCACACAAGTCTACATGGTTGTTTTATATATGGCAATACATACGAAGATGTCTATCGCTATGAACGACATTTAGTATTTCCTCGACTCTTTGCAGCAAATGCCCCCGATTATGCGGCCAATAATATGATGTTTAATACCGATGAAAAGAAATCAGGTTGTGCTAGACGTTTCTGTTGTGAACGTTTAAGTGATACAGTGAATGCATACACCTTGGAAATATCAATGGGTGGTCATTATTTAAAAGATGGCAAAACAGTGGCCTTGTATAACGAAGAGGGTT ATTACAGGTGTGGTCGTAATTTAGCTAGAACATTTTTACAGTACTATCGTTTCATAAATGTTTTACCCGTGGTTTTGCCTATCGATGTGCGTCAGAAGAAAAGACGTCCTAGGACACATCAGTCTCGCTCCAGATCTAAGACACGTTATGAAGTTAAACCCCGGCCTAAAACCACGCGATGTTATGCACCAATTTCTTATACAAATCTTTCTATATGTTACGATTCTGGTGGTTCCTCAGATGAGGGTGGCTTTTCGCCAACTCGCCCCTTAGCTCCCGGTAGTAGTCATTTTAGTGGTTATCGCAACTATCGTCGTGTGGCCAGCAGTACTTTACCTTCCATACAAACACCTCAtgatcaattttctttaatgcGTTTAAAATCGGGTAAATTTGATTTAACTCAAGATTCTTTGTCGCCAGAATATGGTCGTAAATCGAATTCTCcggaaaaacaaattaaattcgaATTACCCGTGAATGTACCTCCTAAACCGTATCTTTCAATAATCGATTTAAATCAATTGACCAGGGGAAGTTTAAAAGTTAAAGCAACAAGTTTTGAtggttga
- the LOC111679490 gene encoding cytosolic carboxypeptidase 6 isoform X2 — protein sequence MGDSDSEDSEGEGGLGNVSRVIIRPPGVSGKAKRGHLCFDAAFETGNLGKADLLGEFEYDLFLRPDTCNPRYRFWFNFTVDNVKQDQKVIFNIVNMCKSRNLFNAGLTPIVKSSSRPKWQRLPKKNVFYYRSPLHQNHYVLSFAFAFDKEDDVYQFALAPPYSYSRMQAYLSVIENRQQQGEKKFTRTLLTKSLQNRNVDLITIDHVSGKTKTNRIDRSFIRVIIILCRSHANASPASFMCQGFLEFLLSNHNIAKVLRENFVFKIVPMVNPDGVFLGNNRCNLIGQDMNRVWHVATEFSHPEIYAIKNMLKEIDNSDSYQIDFVIDLHAHTSLHGCFIYGNTYEDVYRYERHLVFPRLFAANAPDYAANNMMFNTDEKKSGCARRFCCERLSDTVNAYTLEISMGGHYLKDGKTVALYNEEGYYRCGRNLARTFLQYYRFINVLPVVLPIDVRQKKRRPRTHQSRSRSKTRYEVKPRPKTTRCYAPISYTNLSICYDSGGSSDEGGFSPTRPLAPGSSHFSGYRNYRRVASSTLPSIQTPHDQFSLMRLKSGKFDLTQDSLSPEYGRKSNSPEKQIKFELPVNVPPKPYLSIIDLNQLTRGSLKVKATSFDG from the exons ATAGTGAAGATAGCGAAGGTGAGGGTGGTTTGGGAAATGTCTCTCGTGTTATTATACGTCCTCCAGGAGTCAGCGGCAAAGCCAAAAGAGGTCATTTGTGTTTTGATGCCGCCTTTGAAACCGGAAATCTGGGTAAAGCAGATTTGTTGGGTGAATTTGAATATGATTTATTTCTACGGCCGGATACTTGTAATCCACGTTATcgtttttggtttaatttcaCTGTGGACAATGTTAAACAAGAtcaaaaagttatatttaatataGTAAATATGTGTAAATCACGAAATCTTTTCAATGCTGGCCTAACACCTATAGTCAAGTCATCATCTCGTCCAAAATGGCAAAGATTAcctaagaaaaatgttttctactATCGATCACCTTTACATCAAAATCATTATGTTTTAAGTTTTGCTTTTGCATTCGATAAAGAAGATGATGTCTATCAGTTTGCTTTAGCACCGCCCTACAGTTATTCCCGTATGCAAGCGTACCTGAGTGTCATAGAAAATCGTCAGCAACAAGGTGAAAAAAAATTCACTAGAACACTATTGACCAAAAGTTTG CAAAATCGCAATGTTGATTTAATAACCATTGATCATGTTAGTggtaaaacgaaaacaaatcgTATTGATCGCAGTTTTATACgtgtcattattattttatgtcgTTCTCACGCCAACGCTAGTCCTGCTTCATTTATGTGCCAAGGTTTTCtggaatttttattaagtaatCATAATATCGCTAAAgtattaagagaaaattttgttttcaaaattgtgCCAATGGTTAATCCGGATGGTGTATTTTTGGGTAACAATCGTTGTAATCTTATAGGCCAAGACATGAATCGTGTGTGGCATGTTGCCACTGAATTTTCTCATCCTGAAATTTATGCTATTAAGAATATGTTAAAGGAAATTGATAATTCAGAT TCATATCAAATAGATTTTGTTATAGATTTGCATGCTCACACAAGTCTACATGGTTGTTTTATATATGGCAATACATACGAAGATGTCTATCGCTATGAACGACATTTAGTATTTCCTCGACTCTTTGCAGCAAATGCCCCCGATTATGCGGCCAATAATATGATGTTTAATACCGATGAAAAGAAATCAGGTTGTGCTAGACGTTTCTGTTGTGAACGTTTAAGTGATACAGTGAATGCATACACCTTGGAAATATCAATGGGTGGTCATTATTTAAAAGATGGCAAAACAGTGGCCTTGTATAACGAAGAGGGTT ATTACAGGTGTGGTCGTAATTTAGCTAGAACATTTTTACAGTACTATCGTTTCATAAATGTTTTACCCGTGGTTTTGCCTATCGATGTGCGTCAGAAGAAAAGACGTCCTAGGACACATCAGTCTCGCTCCAGATCTAAGACACGTTATGAAGTTAAACCCCGGCCTAAAACCACGCGATGTTATGCACCAATTTCTTATACAAATCTTTCTATATGTTACGATTCTGGTGGTTCCTCAGATGAGGGTGGCTTTTCGCCAACTCGCCCCTTAGCTCCCGGTAGTAGTCATTTTAGTGGTTATCGCAACTATCGTCGTGTGGCCAGCAGTACTTTACCTTCCATACAAACACCTCAtgatcaattttctttaatgcGTTTAAAATCGGGTAAATTTGATTTAACTCAAGATTCTTTGTCGCCAGAATATGGTCGTAAATCGAATTCTCcggaaaaacaaattaaattcgaATTACCCGTGAATGTACCTCCTAAACCGTATCTTTCAATAATCGATTTAAATCAATTGACCAGGGGAAGTTTAAAAGTTAAAGCAACAAGTTTTGAtggttga